A region of Mycteria americana isolate JAX WOST 10 ecotype Jacksonville Zoo and Gardens chromosome 11, USCA_MyAme_1.0, whole genome shotgun sequence DNA encodes the following proteins:
- the SLC6A8 gene encoding sodium- and chloride-dependent creatine transporter 1, whose product MPPVPADTAAPQPPAAPRRDAAAAAAAAVPAGSESRGEAEGAEPPAAGEERAVTAPLVGPPGPPKAATPERETWTRQMDFIMSCVGFAVGLGNVWRFPYLCYKNGGGVFLIPYLLIVFVGGIPVFFLEVALGQFMKQGGIAAWNIAPLFKGLGLASMVIVFFCNSYYIMILVWGLFYLVHSLTDTLPWATCGHAWNTEQCAELFHLELCRNGSTNASAGTAPFNLSCADLASKRSPVIEFWENKVLRLSGDLSEPGEMNWQMILCLVTTWVVVYFCIWKGVKSTGKIVYFTALFPYVVLILLLVHGVTLPGALGGIVYYLKPDWSKLAEAQVWIDAGTQIFFSYAIGLGALTALGSYNRFHNNCYRDAYILAVINSSTSFFAGFVVFSVLGFMASEQGVDISKVAESGPGLAFIAYPKAVTLMPLSPLWATLFFFMLLVLGLDSQFVGVEGFITGILDLFPQPGAGSLRRELTAALCCVVCCLIDLSMVTQGGMYVFQLFDNYSASGITLLWQAFWECVVIAWVYGADRFMDDVARMIGYRPLPFMKWCWAVVTPLVCVGIFVFHVVNYKPLTYNKTYVYPWWGDAIGWVLALSSMLCIPCTVLYKLLRCKGSLRERWQLLTTPIWGHHHLEYLTPEAEAKLLAPEPPKEKAMLFETVI is encoded by the exons ATGCCCCCCGTCCCCGCCGACacggccgccccgcagccgcccgccgccccgcgacgcgacgccgccgccgccgccgctgctgctgtcCCCGCGGGCTCCG AGAGCCGCGGGGAGGCGGAGGGCGCGGAGCCCCCCGCGGCGGGCGAGGAGCGGGCAGTGACGGCCCCGCTGgtgggaccccccggccccccgaaAGCGGCCACCCCCGAGCGGGAGACGTGGACCCGGCAGATGGATTTCATCATGTCCTGCGTGGGTttcgccgtggggctgggcaacGTCTGGCGCTTCCCCTATCTGTGCTACAAGAACGGTGGAG GCGTCTTCCTCATCCCCTACCTGCTCATCGTCTTCGTGGGCGGCATCCCCGTCTTCTTCCTGGAGGTGGCCCTGGGGCAGTTCATGAAGCAGGGGGGCATCGCCGCCTGGAACATCGCCCCCCTCTTCAAGG GTCTGGGCCTGGCCTCCATGGTGATCGTCTTCTTCTGCAACTCCTACTACATCATGATCCTGGTGTGGGGGCTCTTCTACCTGGTGCACTCGCTGACGGACACCCTGCCCTGGGCCACCTGCGGCCACGCCTGGAACACTGAGCAGTGCGCCGAGCTCTTCCACCTCGAGCTCTGCCGCAATGGCAGCACCAACGCCAGCGCCGGCACTGCACCCTTCAACCTCAGCTGCGCCGACCTGGCCAGCAAGCGCTCGCCCGTCATCGAGTTTTGGGA GAACAAGGTGCTGCGGCTCTCGGGGGACCTCAGCGAGCCGGGGGAGATGAACTGGCAGATGATCCTCTGCTTGGTCACCACCTGGGTCGTCGTCTACTTCTGCATCTGGAAGGGCGTCAAGTCAACCGGGAAG ATCGTCTACTTCACGGCACTCTTCCCCTACGTGGTCCTCATCCTGCTGCTGGTCCACGGCGTGACCCTGCCTGGGGCGCTGGGCGGCATCGTCTACTACCTGAAACCCGACTGGTCCAAGCTGGCCGAGGCGCAG GTCTGGATCGATGCCGGCACCCAGATCTTCTTCTCCTACGCCATCGGGCTGGGCGCCCTGACCGCGCTGGGCAGTTACAACCGCTTCCACAACAACTGCTACAG GGACGCCTACATCCTGGCCGTGATCAACAGCTCCACCAGCTTCTTCGCCGGCTTCGTCGTCTTCTCCGTGCTGGGCTTCATGGCCTCCGAGCAAGGCGTGGACATCTCCAAGGTGGCTGAGTCCG GCCCCGGGCTGGCTTTCATCGCCTACCCCAAAGCCGTGACGCTGATGCCCTTGTCCCCGCTCTGGGCCACGCTCTTCTTCTTCATGCTCCTCGTGCTGGGGCTGGACAGCCAG TTTGTCGGCGTGGAGGGTTTCATCACGGGCATCCTGGACCTGTTCCCCCAGCCGGGGGCTGGCTCGCTGCGCCGCGAGCTCACCGCTGCGCTCTGCTGCGTCGTCTGCTGCCTCATCgacctctccatggtcacgcag GGCGGCATGTACGTGTTCCAGCTCTTTGACAACTACTCGGCCAGCGGGATCACGCTGCTGTGGCAGGCTTTCTGGGAGTGCGTGGTCATTGCCTGGGTCTACG GCGCTGACCGCTTCATGGACGACGTGGCCCGCATGATCGGCTACCGGCCCCTGCCCTTCATGAAGTGGTGCTGGGCCGTGGTGACGCCGCTGGTCTGCGTG gGCATCTTCGTGTTCCACGTGGTGAACTACAAGCCGCTGACCTACAACAAGACGTACGTGTACCCGTGGTGGGGGGACGCCATCGGCTGGGTCCTGGCCCTCTCCTC